One part of the Phycisphaeraceae bacterium genome encodes these proteins:
- the pgi gene encoding glucose-6-phosphate isomerase yields MTSTPLTQRPQWKALTSHYESIKSEHLRTLFANDPSRADRFSAQAAGWFLDYSKNRITDETMRLLLDLASSAGLRERIDAMFRGDKINITERRAVLHIALRAPKTQRILVDGRDVVPDVHAVLDRMSAFAARVRSGEHTGHTGKRLRNIVNIGIGGSDLGPDMATEALRFYSDRSLTCRFVSNVDATNLAEAVHDLNAEETLFIVSSKTFTTLETMTNARSAREWCLKSLGSEKAVARHFVAVSTNAKEVAAFGIDTANMFEFWDWVGGRYSYDSAIGLSLMIAVGPDNFRRMLAGFHEMDEHFRSAPFEKNLPVILGLMGVWYNNFFGAQTHAVLPYEQYLSKLSMYLQQLDMESNGKHVDLSGRAVGYQTGPIIWGTPGTNGQHAYYQLIHQGTKLIPADLIGFQSSLNPWGDHHTLLMANMIAQSEALAFGKTADEVNASGGDAFQTPWRVCEGNRPTNVLVADSLTPEALGRLIALYEHKVFVQGCIWDIDSFDQWGVELGKVLAMKIIPELKAAGTPELGHDASTNALIRRFRAHRAGGTKG; encoded by the coding sequence ATGACGTCGACACCGCTGACCCAGCGGCCGCAATGGAAGGCCCTGACCTCCCACTACGAGTCCATCAAGTCCGAGCACCTGCGCACCCTCTTCGCCAACGACCCGTCGCGGGCGGACCGCTTCTCGGCCCAGGCCGCGGGCTGGTTCCTCGACTACTCCAAGAACCGCATCACCGATGAGACGATGCGGCTCCTGCTGGACCTCGCTTCGAGCGCCGGCCTGCGAGAGCGGATCGACGCGATGTTCCGCGGCGACAAGATCAACATCACCGAGCGCCGCGCCGTGCTCCACATCGCGCTGCGCGCGCCCAAGACCCAGCGCATCCTCGTCGACGGCCGCGACGTGGTCCCGGATGTCCACGCCGTTCTTGACCGGATGTCGGCGTTCGCCGCAAGGGTCCGCTCCGGCGAGCACACCGGGCACACCGGGAAGCGGCTGCGCAACATCGTCAACATCGGCATCGGCGGTTCCGACCTCGGGCCGGACATGGCCACCGAAGCGCTGCGGTTCTACAGCGACCGCTCCCTCACCTGCCGCTTTGTTTCCAACGTCGACGCGACCAACCTCGCGGAGGCCGTCCACGACCTGAACGCGGAGGAGACGCTGTTCATCGTTTCCTCCAAGACGTTCACCACGCTCGAAACCATGACCAACGCCCGATCGGCGCGCGAGTGGTGCCTCAAGTCCCTCGGCAGCGAGAAGGCGGTGGCCAGGCACTTCGTCGCGGTCTCGACCAACGCCAAGGAGGTCGCGGCCTTCGGAATCGACACGGCGAACATGTTCGAGTTCTGGGACTGGGTCGGCGGGCGCTACTCCTACGACTCGGCGATCGGCCTCTCGCTGATGATCGCGGTCGGGCCCGACAACTTCCGCCGCATGCTCGCCGGCTTCCACGAAATGGACGAGCACTTCCGCTCCGCCCCCTTCGAGAAGAACCTGCCGGTGATCCTCGGCCTGATGGGCGTGTGGTACAACAACTTCTTCGGCGCGCAGACCCACGCGGTGCTCCCCTACGAGCAGTATCTCTCCAAACTCAGCATGTACCTCCAGCAGCTGGACATGGAGAGCAACGGCAAGCACGTCGATCTTTCCGGCCGCGCGGTGGGCTACCAGACCGGGCCCATCATCTGGGGCACGCCCGGCACCAACGGCCAGCACGCGTACTACCAGCTCATCCACCAGGGGACCAAGCTCATCCCTGCGGACCTCATCGGCTTCCAGAGCTCGCTCAACCCCTGGGGCGACCATCACACGCTGCTCATGGCGAACATGATCGCGCAGTCCGAGGCGCTGGCGTTCGGCAAGACCGCCGACGAGGTGAACGCCTCCGGCGGCGACGCGTTCCAGACCCCGTGGCGCGTCTGCGAGGGCAACCGGCCGACCAACGTGCTGGTCGCCGACTCCCTCACGCCCGAGGCCCTCGGCCGGCTGATCGCCCTCTACGAGCACAAGGTGTTCGTGCAGGGGTGCATCTGGGACATCGATTCCTTCGACCAGTGGGGCGTCGAGCTGGGCAAGGTCCTGGCCATGAAGATCATCCCCGAACTCAAGGCCGCCGGGACCCCGGAACTCGGGCACGATGCCTCTACCAACGCACTGATCAGGCGATTCCGCGCCCACCGGGCCGGCGGAACGAAGGGGTAG
- the tal gene encoding transaldolase produces the protein MTTPTRQLHDAGQSLWIDNITRAMLASGTLRKYIDTLSVTGLTSNPTIFDQAISKSSDYDTAIRTKLKQGLSGETLFFDLAIEDLTQAADLFRPVHDRTDGVDGFVSLEVSPLLAYDTAKTIDAAKSLHAKAARKNLFIKIPGTKEGLPAIEEAIFSGIPINVTLLFSSEHYTAAAEAYMRGVERRIAKGLNPDIASVASVFISRWDKPASAKLPGDLAEGMGVGVGKRVYKAYRDLLNSDRWHRLANKGARPQRLLWASTGTKDPKFSDTLYVESLVSPFTVNTMPEQTLLAFADHGKVGAPLAADGGNSEAILAKFAKAGVDYAALAATLQKEGAESFTKSWNDLMAVLASKSEKILQTA, from the coding sequence ATGACCACCCCGACCCGCCAACTCCACGATGCCGGCCAGAGCCTGTGGATCGACAACATCACCCGGGCCATGCTCGCCAGCGGCACGCTCCGGAAGTACATCGATACGCTCTCGGTCACCGGCCTGACGTCGAACCCGACGATCTTCGACCAGGCGATCAGCAAGAGCAGCGACTACGACACCGCCATCCGCACCAAGTTGAAGCAGGGCCTCTCGGGCGAGACGCTCTTCTTCGATCTCGCAATCGAGGACCTCACGCAGGCGGCCGACCTGTTCCGCCCGGTCCACGACCGGACGGACGGGGTCGATGGCTTCGTCTCGCTCGAGGTCTCCCCGCTGCTGGCGTACGACACCGCCAAGACCATCGACGCGGCGAAGAGCCTCCACGCCAAGGCCGCACGCAAGAACCTGTTCATCAAGATCCCGGGGACGAAAGAGGGCCTCCCGGCCATCGAAGAGGCGATCTTCTCGGGCATCCCGATCAACGTCACGCTGCTGTTCTCCAGCGAGCACTACACGGCCGCCGCGGAGGCGTACATGCGGGGCGTCGAGCGTCGCATCGCTAAGGGCCTGAACCCCGATATCGCGTCGGTCGCATCGGTGTTCATCAGCCGGTGGGACAAGCCCGCCTCGGCGAAACTCCCCGGCGACCTCGCGGAGGGGATGGGCGTCGGCGTCGGCAAGCGCGTGTACAAGGCATACCGCGACCTGCTCAACTCCGACCGCTGGCACCGCCTCGCGAACAAGGGAGCCCGCCCCCAGCGGCTGCTGTGGGCCAGCACGGGGACGAAGGACCCGAAGTTCTCCGACACGCTCTACGTCGAGTCCCTGGTCTCCCCATTCACCGTCAACACCATGCCGGAGCAGACGCTGCTCGCCTTCGCTGATCACGGCAAGGTCGGGGCGCCGCTGGCCGCCGACGGCGGCAACTCCGAGGCCATCCTCGCGAAGTTCGCCAAGGCGGGCGTCGACTATGCCGCGCTGGCGGCGACCCTGCAGAAGGAAGGCGCCGAGTCGTTCACCAAGTCCTGGAACGACCTGATGGCGGTCCTGGCGAGCAAGAGCGAGAAGATCCTCCAGACGGCCTGA
- the rpsP gene encoding 30S ribosomal protein S16, whose protein sequence is MVRIRMQRLGRRRRPFFRISAIDIGTKRDGKVLEQLGWYDPLAAEGKQLHLEDDRVKDWLARGAQPSDSLKDVFAKRNLINADEWNAERAARVARKQKLAAAKPAPAEKKA, encoded by the coding sequence ATGGTTCGTATCCGCATGCAGCGTCTTGGCCGCCGCCGCCGCCCGTTCTTCCGAATCAGCGCCATCGATATCGGCACGAAGCGCGACGGCAAGGTGCTCGAGCAACTCGGCTGGTACGACCCGCTCGCGGCCGAGGGCAAGCAGCTGCACCTGGAGGACGACCGCGTGAAGGACTGGCTCGCACGCGGCGCCCAGCCCAGCGATTCGCTGAAGGACGTCTTCGCGAAGCGCAACCTCATCAACGCCGACGAGTGGAACGCCGAGCGTGCCGCCCGCGTGGCGCGCAAGCAGAAGCTCGCCGCGGCCAAGCCCGCGCCGGCCGAGAAGAAGGCCTGA
- a CDS encoding HAD family hydrolase, whose translation MSTPSETVFLLDVDNTLLDNDMVQRDLRDHLERQFGARRREEYWAALEDLRSELGYVDYLGALQRYRLRHMDEPRLLDISEYLLGYAFASRLYPRVLELIGALRTIGPTVILSDGDVVFQPHKVRRSGLWEAVDGSVLIYIHKETQLQDVERRHPAMRYIMIDDKLRILTAMKHVWGDRLTTVWPRQGHYANDPAHTKGLPAPDITVDTIGDLLHTSLVQPVAGR comes from the coding sequence GTGAGCACACCGAGCGAGACGGTCTTCCTTCTCGACGTCGACAACACGCTGCTCGACAACGACATGGTGCAGCGCGACCTGCGGGACCACCTGGAGCGACAGTTCGGTGCCCGGCGTCGGGAGGAGTACTGGGCGGCCCTGGAGGATCTGCGGTCCGAACTGGGGTATGTCGACTACCTCGGGGCCCTGCAGCGGTACCGCCTGCGGCACATGGACGAGCCGCGCCTGCTGGATATCTCGGAATACCTGCTCGGCTACGCGTTCGCCTCCCGCCTGTACCCAAGGGTGCTGGAACTGATCGGTGCGCTCCGGACCATCGGACCGACCGTGATCCTGTCCGATGGAGACGTGGTCTTCCAGCCCCACAAGGTCCGCCGCAGCGGGCTCTGGGAGGCCGTCGACGGCAGCGTTCTCATCTATATACACAAGGAAACGCAGCTGCAGGATGTCGAGCGGCGGCACCCCGCCATGCGGTACATCATGATCGACGACAAGCTCCGGATCCTGACCGCCATGAAACACGTCTGGGGGGACCGCCTGACCACCGTCTGGCCGCGGCAGGGGCACTATGCGAACGACCCGGCGCACACCAAGGGCCTGCCCGCCCCGGATATCACAGTCGATACGATCGGCGACCTGCTTCACACAAGCCTTGTACAGCCCGTGGCGGGCCGGTAG